From Aedes albopictus strain Foshan chromosome 1, AalbF5, whole genome shotgun sequence, one genomic window encodes:
- the LOC109402945 gene encoding E3 ubiquitin-protein ligase Fancl: MVEKFENMSEKQVKKENFLKKYSFLSETSHNRFIGCYDSKFTVRLVLPNFPDTEGSSVCAFHGIIPLDVQSMLKTGDSTEMLDNMLQYLDKYQETSTERVDLNVDSVLKIFKQLETVKHDHGCKIFSNSDVSKIKLSGFKAIDANFLEMERISDGDFQVTSHSLPDLGSSIELFKWHASPEAHAAAFVQILDQLDEFYSNLHTLDELCHVVEPVDIDTRTTWRIIKFNQKVFLKITLHPLQPASVVVAFLGPTAEIEYLRELYNTKLEDWDPESDVYTNLLRIFEIMAFPMRIEPGGLDDEGSQCGICMSYRDDRNKIPIISCDNEKCSLIFHIGCLKEWFMSLKDSRTFFAISVGTCPYCKQKVSSSFDELLNNLELNRTNPT, from the exons ATGGTTGAGAAATTcgaaaatatgagtgaaaaacaagtgaaaaaggaaaatttcctaaaaaagtATTCATTTCTATCCGAGACGAGTCATAATCGTTTCATTGGCTGTTATGATAGT AAGTTTACAGTTCGCCTAGTGTTACCTAACTTTCCGGATACGGAAGGATCAAGCGTTTGTGCTTTTCATGGCATAATACCATTGGATGTACAAAGCATGCTCAAAACGGGGGATTCCACTGAAATGTTAGATAACATGCTACAGTATTTGGACAAATATCAGGAAACATCTACGGAACGTGTCGATCTGAACGTAGACTCAGTACTAAAGATATTCAAACAGTTGGAAACCGTGAAACACGATCATGGCTGTAAAATCTTTTCGAATTCAGATGTATCGAAAATCAAACTGTCCGGTTTCAAGGCGATCGACGCCAATTTCCTTGAAATGGAGCGAATTTCAGATGGAGATTTCCAAGTAACGTCCCATAGCCTACCCGATCTTGGATCCTCAATCGAGCTGTTTAAATGGCACGCATCTCCGGAGGCGCACGCTGCCGCGTTTGTCCAGATACTCGATCAGCTAGACGAGTTCTACAGCAATCTCCACACGCTGGACGAACTGTGCCACGTGGTTGAACCAGTCGACATAGACACGCGAACCACGTGGCGCATTATCAAGTTCAACCAGAAGGTGTTCCTGAAGATCACGCTTCATCCCCTGCAGCCGGCTTCGGTTGTGGTTGCCTTTCTTGGACCCACCGCAGAGATCGAGTACCTTCGGGAGTTGTATAATACGAAACTGGAGGACTGGGACCCGGAGAGCGATGTTTACACCAACCTGctgaggattttcgaaataatggCGTTCCCGATGCGTATCGAGCCGGGCGGTTTAGACGATGAAGGTAGCCAGTGCGGAATTTGTATGTCCTATCGAGACGACCGGAACAAGATTCCCATCATATCGTGCGACAATGAAAAGTGTTCGCTGATCTTTCATATTGGTTGTTTGAAGGAG TGGTTTATGTCGCTGAAGGACAGCAGAACGTTCTTTGCCATATCCGTGGGCACGTGTCCCTATTGTAAGCAAAAAGTGTCGTCCAGCTTCGATGAACTTTTGAACAATTTGGAGCTCAATAGAACTAATCCTACGTGA